The following proteins are co-located in the Gigantopelta aegis isolate Gae_Host chromosome 5, Gae_host_genome, whole genome shotgun sequence genome:
- the LOC121373421 gene encoding serine-rich adhesin for platelets-like codes for MYQVLSEIPDLNNDVVNNNQAEWTKGEGRDGSADRNSEKDSTNVYNGEATADGDFAGKTTKQTLPQQSESRFSHIKDGLESSVSSDGKERIARIVGEVNSLSDVEKLLLYLKLPTGTTSEDQTRQTPTSFLHSSNRIEQAQAFTWIRSHLEEDAEICVPKHEVFDDYRLYCESHTLKPLCPADFGKVMKCVFPNVKPRRLGQRGQSKYCYSGLRKKLEVQPPSLPELEVSPKRETIEYSEENELSMASRQLVCEWAQKLLGRSFGQLQELAEFLVGNLYVNSKSTAAFTVLAAMQEAGLQNSKVPVCSLFTSSSGGNKHKEMQLQLQRKLAERELIKEQKKKLQQHRSEVEHENEKLRSEGFLTPSPAFPSPIKYAARNITKLLQSPVSHSEQRKIPESPKLLKSPMCFLNTSEAQSLVNQCSISSEGVKQVTFVNTSEAQMLVNQCSISSEGVKQVTFVNISEAQMLVNQCSISSEGVKKVTESPVLFTNSRKGNIGSLSLEKEIAVIPSSNGNRSNSEVTVKSVENHTSSSAGSINISTPVLCENNSSRTASGLHVSKTVFLEAGSKDDGPVSHSVVKQILLNNVKFTFNERNGSDILQNGISNKDQAGTKSVTDASSQNSSSSVRSEKFHIVRKPAVITSGKPFSRNASCSTLAQNGNAMHVDGKRKAVHTSMLNVSLMEGGKTDGSKTGLVTETLTQAPPSCGTLPSAFCSAFVPVTNSRKDLTPDVSPQLNQRLSVSTEESDSEGNQMQIDFGDQYQETGDGEPKMTSNVMSVSEGQMTVTTNGDGPVLSSPQTPKRARSRFAPIRPKVSPIKTISSILKETKGVENQGPAYDSRPVSAILKEKRAKEAQGLLAQIASNVQAVHTGTSPKGSVQMHTEVIKLPLTPSKGLSNIPAEVIKLPLTPNSGTKTSEVFLIVNAPKTGSVHQQQLVSAASIASNAQSKNSTTPQLVSSSSSSSSSLPLRLSSQKDSGGISSSLSTVMSNSELECVLNPDKGSESSRTVSLVNTSLPGSMIFTSASSHMSSGLGSSSTTSVILKSAVSHSIQKGLHSSVDSAATVTSIINTSVPATVFVTSNPMQQGQPHCKPVSFTTSSTSVAVTPALSQSIEHVVNYGSLDNSQLICDKSDSNNEYNEQMIVITSSPDLPIVRDTDILGRKRKSSDQETNNQTFKKLNSSEVRLDDDDVFFSLGSPTSSSSQQTNRPSSFVTSEASFDGLRMLQPVPTSRHQVNHVERRMNNKACTTNTSNSLRPSKKLSAGASNESVQKVGSGRAVGQSVRISGSKLSLESLESDALLDTSPLFVDQDLVTSLGSKSPQTASVGVNAKSLRPSQKQLIHQKMQLDQQMNSFLSKAKNPNVASEMKQFDKAKAKHLLQKILQQSQGGVHLGRNLQRQVRGSSSSNQPPVNLLNLLQSVNSRRQLQKGENVESVDKDHNQNSLDLHSSMIVDGSRPDLCLDHLKKNDYPTTVQSYDAHRESILNSELPSEVADFITEHSQDRMFQMKHPLADIESADFQQMDALSSSQESQLIEPFTVPNPPPLRNKHPDVNLSVKNRLVPMQRSISMPLFVSPVVNLTPQALSKPQDVQSFQTCDGSSVPQSFSVQGASSRHPVRRQRQRSIERLSSETPDAGYHSFDASPVMNLTPSSLLSSDELHVGSSYTLMPESGFVNEVTQSPGQLTSSQSMCSQSASSSVVSQSSISHSPVGNFSSPNAFMPIQGGTVSSSANMNKTHRVTLIKPTVTVACSSPDALNTSVENVSLSSSDRKQAEYSPGGANSEVIYCTATSHSEAPVKRTGVLKQLLGRKDSLPSYEEALHQLNKSQDGQVITTNMKSEHSTEGSSMLTNILSSSFLNGVQDVKPTYSSKQVSQSVVQTSSVNPCGRSSQFPSAVTQPVTSTSNQYPSLFAPPSPYTSSVPPASPRAALISRTLSVPPSSPGAQSASVPASPHGGPPSVLPPASPCGPLSVPPASPHGPRSVPPASPHGPRSVPPPASPHDPHSVPPASPNSMILSPKVYPLGMLSASPQGSSSSYGSRPGSRQGQVFVSGRTSTVPPSSPCGSQMVPSPGSQSLGMQPASPYEATPSAILSYGSQPSLKQTTGRETKRLISRAGLESGSGCDLSKASISSGDPKMTKEFPFSYHLALLREKVLADPDMKPEHLKVNRKPLVKSEISDSTPQAKSATSVVVPMDESSSLIMSCTKLSDVSFVFSNNETNMEVSSADYRLCDDGLGKQPQSSNSVSTHTQSQSAPASSTTVSVQSQPVRNAHVERTNPVGSAPLLAGLLNSHSDEESDKLKIVKSRSGTNYSKSDVPSALLNALGNSRQLKNCDAWGKHKSGDTVSVDLLNAHGNNRQKTSALDIQIPDPGQVLKGIPLNVKCSTSEAHAKNPFIAFDLPNVNYMGRAPNINLASILPQKPVDRKQNANPGNIDFSGIFPANSVPKTHQILNSTAKSKSSSIPFIGSHSEVNPPNVNLSVLLRDHNRHDGMASKISFSNSDLRNLLAGQNSVKTTKDCDCNALFPPNQSVSSCNKSDIIPSTSSQFVFTSAPLRQNSIPVQATASVTSSTVNRKHSSASLKEKNASNWKGTVSHSYNSSVAGESVNSENPLLSNLLSKQTNRLQSSTVYHQHLNTDQNVHVGPENGSDFLSSQSIDDELGCTLDILKKLDGQYFELELDNMQPTLPVHNLMPDNQTVLVTDDSS; via the exons ATTGAATATTCGGAGGAGAATGAACTCAGCATGGCCTCACGTCAGTTGGTTTGCGAGTGGGCACAGAAGCTTCTAGGCCGCTCGTTTGGCCAGCTGCAGGAGTTGGCCGAGTTCCTGGTGGGCAATCTCTACGTCAACAGCAAGTCGACAGCTGCATTTACCGTGCTCGCGGCCATGCAGGAGGCAGGTCTACAGAACTCTAaag TTCCTGTATGTAGCCTTTTCACGAGCTCATCTGGTGGTAACAAACACAAGGAGATGCAGCTACAGCTCCAGCGCAAACTGGCTGAACGGGAACTCATCAAGGAGCAGAAGAAGAAGCTCCAACAGCACCGGTCCGAGGTGGAGCACGAGAATGAGAAGCTGAGATCTGAGGGATTCCTCACCCCGTCCCCGGCGTTTCCATCGCCCATCAAGTATGCAGCACGCAACATCACCAAGCTTCTGCAGTCCCCGGTCAGCCACTCCGAGCAGAGAAAGATTCCTGAATCTCCAAAGTTGTTGAAGTCACCCATGTGTTTCTTGAACACCAGCGAAGCCCAGAGCCTGGTGAATCAGTGTTCCATCAGCAGTGAAGGGGTTAAACAAGTGACGTTTGTGAATACCAGTGAAGCTCAGATGCTGGTGAATCAGTGTTCCATTAGCAGTGAAGGGGTTAAACAAGTAACATTTGTGAATATCAGTGAGGCTCAGATGTTGGTTAATCAGTGTTCCATCAGCAGTGAGGGGGTTAAAAAAGTGACAGAATCTCCTGTTTTGTTCACAAATTCTCGAAAAGGAAATATTGGTTCTTTGTCCTTGGAAAAGGAAATAGCTGTTATTCCGTCTTCAAATGGAAATAGATCTAATTCAGAAGTCACTGTGAAATCAGTAGAAAATCATACTTCCAGTAGTGCAGGCAGCATCAATATTAGCACTCCAGTCTTGTGTGAGAATAATTCCAGTCGCACAGCATCTGGTTTACATGTaagtaaaactgtttttttagaaGCTGGTTCCAAGGATGATGGTCCAGTGAGTCATTCTGTGGTGAAGCAGATTCTTCTGAACAATGTGAAGTTTACATTTAATGAGCGAAATGGAAGTGATATTCTCCAGAACGGCATCTCTAATAAAGACCAAGCTGGAACGAAGTCCGTGACAGATGCATCTTCTCAGAACAGTTCTTCCTCAGTCAGGTCAGAGAAATTTCACATTGTTCGAAAACCTGCAGTGATAACATCGGGAAAACCTTTCAGTCGCAATGCAAGCTGCTCGACACTTGCACAGAACGGGAATGCCATGCATGTGGATGGTAAAAGAAAAGCTGTGCACACCAGTATGTTAAATGTGAGTCTGATGGAAGGGGGTAAAACTGACGGCAGTAAGACCGGCCTAGTGACAGAGACCCTGACTCAGGCTCCACCCTCTTGTGGAACTCTGCCAAGTGCTTTTTGCAGTGCGTTCGTTCCCGTAACAAATTCGCGTAAAGACCTGACTCCTGACGTTTCACCACAGCTCAACCAAAGGTTATCTGTTTCTACAGAGGAATCGGATAGTGAAGGAAACCAAATGCAGATAGATTTTGGTGATCAGTATCAAGAAACGGGTGATGGAGAGCCTAAGATGACATCAAATGTGATGTCTGTGTCTGAAGGTCAGATGACTGTAACAACCAATGGGGATGGGCCTGTGCTATCATCACCACAGACTCCGAAACGTGCACGGAGCAGGTTTGCGCCGATTCGTCCGAAAGTTTCGCCCATTAAAACCATATCGTCcattttaaaagaaaccaaAGGTGTTGAGAATCAGGGTCCAGCTTACGATAGTAGGCCAGTGTCGGCCATCTTGAAAGAAAAACGAGCCAAAGAAGCCCAGGGTCTTTTAGCACAGATAGCTTCCAATGTGCAGGCTGTTCACACAGGCACGTCACCAAAAGGCTCTGTTCAGATGCATACAGAAGTGATTAAGCTTCCGCTAACTCCATCCAAAGGTCTGTCCAACATTCCAGCCGAGGTCATCAAATTACCGCTTACTCCAAACTCAGGAACGAAAACATCAGAAGTCTTCCTTATTGTAAATGCCCCGAAAACGGGAAGTGTTCACCAGCAGCAGCTTGTATCTGCTGCTAGTATAGCATCCAATGCACAGTCAAAGAACTCTACAACTCCACAGcttgtatcatcatcatcatcatcatcatcatcattgcctCTTCGTCTTAGCTCACAGAAAGACAGTGGTGGAATTTCTTCCAGTTTATCCACCGTTATGTCTAATTCAGAGTTAGAATGTGTTTTAAATCCTGACAAAGGGTCTGAGTCGTCGAGAACAGTTTCCCTGGTAAATACATCATTACCCGGATCAATGATTTTCACATCAGCATCTTCACATATGTCTTCTGGTTTAGGTTCTTCATCCACAACGTCTGTGATTCTAAAATCGGCTGTATCACATTCCATACAGAAAGGTCTGCACTCCAGTGTGGATTCTGCTGCCACTGTGACGTCGATAATCAACACATCAGTCCCAGCAACAGTATTTGTAACATCTAATCCTATGCAACAAGGACAGCCACATTGTAAACCTGTTTCCTTTACCACATCATCAACATCAGTGGCGGTTACACCAGCTCTATCACAATCCATTGAACATGTTGTAAACTATGGTTCATTGGATAATTCACAGCTGATTTGTGATAAAAGTGACTCTAATAATGAGTATAATGAACAAATGATTGTGATAACAAGTTCTCCCGATCTGCCAATTGTCCGAGATACAGATATTCTGGGAAGAAAACGAAAGTCCAGTGATCAGGAGACAAACAATCAGACTTTCAAGAAGCTCAATTCTTCTGAAGTCAGGCTGGACGATGATGATGTGTTTTTTTCACTTGGATCTCcaacttcatcatcatcacagcAAACAAACCGGCCATCCAGTTTTGTTACCAGTGAGGCAAGCTTTGACGGTTTGAGAATGCTGCAGCCGGTACCGACATCCAGACACCAGGTAAATCATGTTGAGAGGAGGATGAATAACAAGGCATGTACAACAAACACAAGTAACTCGTTGAGACCATCAAAGAAACTGTCTGCAGGAGCATCGAATGAAAGTGTTCAAAAGGTTGGTTCAGGACGTGCTGTTGGTCAGTCTGTGAGGATATCTGGTAGCAAACTCAGTCTTGAGAGTCTGGAAAGTGATGCCCTGCTCGATACATCTCCACTGTTTGTTGACCAAGACTTGGTGACGTCCCTTGGATCAAAATCGCCACAGACCGCATCCGTGGGCGTAAATGCCAAGTCCTTGCGTCCATCACAGAAGCAATTGATACACCAGAAAATGCAGTTAGATCAGCAGATGAACAGCTTCTTAAGCAAAGCGAAGAATCCGAATGTAGCAAGTGAGATGAAGCAGTTTGACAAGGCAAAGGCAAAGCACCTGCTACAGAAGATCCTGCAGCAGTCCCAGGGTGGAGTCCATCTTGGTCGTAACCTTCAGAGGCAAGTTAGAGGATCCTCCAGCAGCAACCAACCACCTGTTAACCTTCTGAATCTTCTGCAGTCGGTTAACAGCAGGAGGCAGCTTCAGAAAGGAGAGAATGTGGAGAGTGTTGATAAGGATCACAATCAGAACAGTCTGGATCTGCACAGCAGCATGATTGTTGATGGCTCTCGGCCAGATCTGTGTCTTGATCACTTGAAGAAAAACGACTACCCGACTACTGTCCAGTCTTACGATGCACACAGAGAATCTATATTAAATTCGGAACTCCCTTCAGAGGTTGCCGATTTTATCACGGAGCATTCCCAGGACAGAATGTTCCAGATGAAGCATCCGCTGGCTGACATCGAATCAGCTGACTTTCAGCAGATGGATGCTCTGTCGTCCAGCCAGGAATCTCAACTCATTGAACCGTTTACCGTTCCAAACCCACCACCTCTTCGAAACAAGCATCCTGATGTTAATTTGTCAGTGAAAAATAGACTTGTACCCATGCAAAGAAGCATTTCCATGCCACTGTTTGTTTCACCAGTTGTTAATCTTACACCACAAGCATTATCTAAACCACAAGACGTACAGTCATTTCAGACCTGTGATGGTTCGTCGGTCCCCCAGTCTTTTAGTGTTCAGGGTGCTTCATCAAGACATCCAGTTCGGCGGCAGCGACAGAGGTCTATAGAAAGATTGAGCAGTGAAACTCCTGATGCAGGATACCACAGTTTTGATGCCAGTCCAGTTATGAATCTGACTCCCAGTTCTTTACTCTCCAGTGATGAACTTCATGTCGGGTCATCATATACTTTGATGCCAGAGTCTGGGTTTGTGAATGAAGTGACCCAGAGTCCAGGTCAACTTACATCATCACAGTCCATGTGTTCTCAGTCTGCATCCAGTTCAGTTGTGTCTCAAAGCAGTATAAGTCATAGTCCAGTGGGTAATTTCAGCTCACCAAATGCTTTCATGCCCATTCAAGGTGGTACTGTTTCCTCATCAGCAAACATGAACAAGACCCATCGTGTGACTTTGATCAAACCAACTGTAACAGTTGCCTGCTCAAGTCCAGATGCCCTTAACACATCAGTTGAAAACGTGAGCCTCAGTTCTTCAGATCGAAAACAAGCAGAATACTCCCCAGGGGGAGCAAACTCTGAAGTAATATACTGCACAGCTACAAGTCATTCAGAAGCCCCAGTTAAAAGGACAGGTGTTCTGAAACAACTTCTTGGCAGAAAGGACAGTTTGCCCAGTTATGAAGAAGCACTCCACCAGCTTAACAAGTCTCAGGATGGACAGGTGATTACCACTAACATGAAATCTGAACATTCAACTGAAGGATCTTCAATGCTAACCAACATTTTGTCAAGCTCTTTTCTAAATGGAGTGCAGGATGTGAAGCCTACATATTCATCAAAACAAGTCTCCCAGTCTGTGGTACAGACGTCATCTGTCAATCCATGTGGAAGAAGCAGTCAGTTTCCTTCAGCAGTAACACAGCCAGTTACATCGACGAGTAATCAGTATCCATCACTGTTTGCACCTCCAAGTCCATACACCTCAAGTGTTCCTCCAGCAAGTCCTCGTGCTGCTCTGATATCAAGAACGCTTTCAGTACCTCCATCCAGTCCAGGTGCACAGTCGGCATCAGTGCCAGCTAGCCCACACGGCGGCCCACCATCAGTCCTGCCACCAGCAAGCCCATGTGGTCCTCTGTCTGTTCCACCAGCCAGTCCCCATGGTCCTCGGTCAGTTCCTCCTGCTAGTCCTCACGGACCTCGGTCTGTACCACCACCAGCTAGCCCACATGATCCTCATTCAGTACCTCCTGCCAGTCCTAACAGCATGATACTGTCGCCAAAAGTGTATCCGCTAGGAATGCTTTCGGCCAGTCCTCAAGGATCCTCGTCGTCTTACGGATCTCGACCGGGTTCACGGCAAGGTCAGGTGTTCGTTTCTGGTCGCACATCTACTGTGCCGCCGTCAAGTCCATGTGGGTCACAGATGGTTCCTTCTCCAGGATCACAGAGTCTTGGCATGCAGCCTGCAAGTCCATATGAAGCAACACCGTCTGCCATTCTGTCGTATGGTTCTCAGCCTAGCTTAAAACAAACCACAGGCAGGGAAACTAAGAGGCTGATTTCCAGAGCTGGTTTAGAGAGTGGATCAGGTTGTGACCTTTCTAAAGCATCCATTTCTTCAGGTGACCCAAAGATGACCAAAGAATTTCCATTTTCATATCATCTTGCCTTGCTGCGTGAAAAGGTTCTTGCTGATCCAGATATGAAACCAGAGCACCTAAAAGTGAACAGAAAACCTCTTGTGAAATCAGAAATATCTGACAGTACACCTCAGGCCAAGAGTGCGACATCAGTGGTGGTTCCAATGGACGAATCGTCAAGTCTGATTATGTCGTGTACAAAGCTTTCTGATGTTTCCTTTGTGTTTTCAAACAATGAAACCAACATGGAGGTGTCTTCTGCTGATTACAGATTGTGTGATGATGGTCTCGGTAAGCAGCCACAGTCTTCTAACAGtgtgtccacacacacacaatctcaaAGTGCTCCTGCATCTTCAACAACAGTCTCCGTACAGAGTCAGCCAGTGAGAAATGCCCATGTTGAAAGAACAAACCCAGTGGGTTCTGCACCGCTGTTGGCGGGACTGTTAAATTCCCATTCAGATGAAGAGAGCGATAAACTCAAAATAGTGAAGTCGAGGAGTGGTACGAACTACTCTAAAAGCGATGTGCCTTCTGCCCTTTTAAATGCTCTTGGAAATAGTCGACAGTTGAAGAACTGTGATGCTTGGGGCAAGCACAAAAGTGGTGATACTGTTTCAGTGGACTTGCTGAATGCTCATGGAAATAACAGACAGAAAACATCCGCACTGGATATCCAGATTCCTGACCCTGGACAAGTTCTGAAGGGTATTCCTCTGAATGTGAAATGTAGCACCAGTGAAGCCCATGCTAAAAACCCCTTCATTGCGTTCGATCTGCCAAACGTCAACTACATGGGCCGTGCACCTAACATCAATCTTGCGAGCATTCTGCCTCAGAAGCCAGTTGATAGAAAGCAGAATGCCAATCCAGGAAATATAGACTTCAGTGGCATTTTCCCGGCAAATTCTGTACCAAAGACTCATCAGATTTTGAACAGCACAGCAAAATCGAAGTCCAGTTCAATTCCTTTCATTGGATCTCATTCTGAAGTGAACCCACCAAATGTTAATCTCAGTGTCCTGCTTAGAGATCACAACAGACATGATGGGATGGCAAGCAAAATTAGTTTCTCCAACTCGGATCTCCGTAATTTGTTGGCCGGTCAGAACAGTGTGAAAACTACTAAAGATTGTGATTGTAATGCACTCTTCCCACCAAACCAGAGTGTGAGCTCTTGCAACAAAAGTGATATCATTCCATCAACTTCATCTCAGTTCGTCTTCACGTCAGCACCTTTGAGACAAAACAGTATTCCTGTACAAGCAACAGCTTCCGTTACATCCAGTACAGTAAACCGAAAGCACTCAAGTGCttcattaaaagagaaaaatgctTCTAATTGGAAGGGAACTGTCAGTCACTCCTATAATTCCAGCGTGGCTGGTGAATCAGTCAATTCTGAAAATCCACTGTTGAGTAATTTATTGAGCAAACAGACTAACCGTCTTCAGAGTTCAACCGTGTACCACCAGCATCTGAATACTGACCAAAATGTTCACGTGGGACCAGAAAATGGATCTGATTTTTTATCGTCCCAGTCCATTGACGATGAACTGGGATGCACTTTGGATATTTTGAAGAAGTTGGATGGGCAGTACTTTGAGTTGGAACTGGATAATATGCAGCCAACTCTGCCCGTTCACAATCTTATGCCAGATAATCAGACTGTATTAGTAACAGACGATTCCAGCTAA